The following are from one region of the Centroberyx gerrardi isolate f3 chromosome 16, fCenGer3.hap1.cur.20231027, whole genome shotgun sequence genome:
- the LOC139924936 gene encoding protein eva-1 homolog C: MTAPWSFCRSVCLLALLLALNTHTAHSAPDFSVYLHTILKNHTAHACEGDILTIKCPSRTSVAVLSAFYGRRVPSQYLCPSANTNTTVEEDTECVSPVAIEKVVSECQGRRSCHLPVISPVFGQDPCPLTSKYLLVSYKCRPEHHRTRLVCENERLRLMCKNDTVLAIYSATFGHLLHGSPNCPQETVRHTDMECLSPSALRKVSRRCHGRANCSVLADTQTFGDPCFPGTRKHLRVSFTCVPRYLLEDVGRGSTDPFMISDYTHGGWYTGPTYRPQNVLLTNSLEIIEKILGLPERVALYFVSGICAGLVFLLCLFGLRSTIVRDVKDLVSDLSSELKASRRQRKGLMEDLYDDDVSDTSSFRRLTQAYRTADIFSPSTMTVEMVEREAEQARDLPNGDMWPHQDSSPYAIHKIKTYNT, encoded by the exons ATGACGGCCCCGTGGAGTTTCTGCAGGTCCGTCTGTCTCCTGGCTCTGCTTCTggctctgaacacacacaccgcacactcTGCTCCCGATTTCTCTG TATACCTTCACACAATTTTGAAGAACCACACTGCTCATGCCTGTGAAGGGGACATCCTCACCATCAAGTGTCCCTCCAGGACGTCTGTGGCTGTCCTGTCAGCGTTCTATGGACGACGCGTTCCCAGTCAGTACTTGTGTCCCTCtgctaacacaaacacaaccgTGGAGGAGGATACTGAATGTGTTTCCCCGGTTGCTATTGAG AAAGTGGTGTCAGAATGTCAGGGTCGGCGGTCCTGCCACCTCCCTGTCATTAGTCCGGTGTTTGGACAAGATCCCTGCCCTCTCACCAGCAAGTACCTCCTGGTTTCCTACAAGTGCCGACCAG AGCACCACCGCACAAGGTTGGTGTGTGAAAATGAGCGTCTGAGGCTGATGTGTAAGAATGACACCGTCCTCGCCATCTACTCCGCCACGTTCGGACACCTGCTGCACGGCAGCCCCAACTGTCCTCAGGAGACTGTGCGGCACACTGACATGG AGTGCCTTTCACCCTCGGCTCTGAGGAAGGTGTCACGCAGGTGCCACGGCAGGGCGAACTGCTCAGTATTGGCCGACACCCAAACCTTTGGGGACCCCTGCTTCCCTGGGACCAGGAAACACCTGCGGGTGTCCTTCACTTGTG TGCCCCGATATCTTCTGGAGGACGTGGGTCGCGGGTCAACGGATCCTTTCATGATCTCGGACTACACACATG GCGGATGGTACACTGGCCCCACCTACAGGCCTCAAAACGTGCTCTTAACCAACTCTCTGGAGATCATTGAAAAAATATTGG GTCTCCCAGAGAGAGTGGCTCTGTACTTTGTCTCTGGCATCTGTGCCGGTCTGGTATTCCTGCTCTGTCTGTTCGGCCTGCGCTCCACAATAGTGAGGGATGTGAAGGATCTGGTTTCTGACCTGAGCAGTGAGCTGAAGGCGTCTCGCAGACAACGCAAGGGGCTCATGGAGGACCTCTACGACGACGACGTCTCAGACACTTCCTCCTTCCGCCGCCTCACACAGGCCTACCGCACAGCAGACATCTTCAGTCCGTCCACCATGACAGTAGAGATGGTGGAGCGTGAGGCAGAGCAGGCGAGGGATCTGCCCAACGGAGACATGTGGCCACATCAAGACTCCAGTCCTTATGCCATTCACAAGATTAAAACCTACAATACCTGA